A region of Maridesulfovibrio sp. DNA encodes the following proteins:
- a CDS encoding DUF3536 domain-containing protein produces MSGKFLCIHGHFYQPPREDPWLDMIFPEGSAAPFRHWNERICRESYAPLAWARRMGSAGIFDIINCYEWMSFNVGPTLFRWIERSEPELYAKILEGDALSLQRWGHGNAIAQIYHHVIMPLASKLDREAEVAWAIADFESRFKRKPEGMWLSETACNTETLETLADHGITFTLLAPRQAEAVAEIGSDEWQEVDEHSLNIKEPYLVELPSGRNISIFFYDGGLSQAIAFEGLLKNGDDFWNRLSGASSEGLLSIGTDGETYGHHVEFGEMALAYVLSQALEERDGVSLLNYGAYLAQHPPTRKVKIREDSSWSCYHGIERWRSDCGCCTGGHPDWNQQWRKPLREGLDAIKVLMDAHYFNYGDKIFKDSRAALIEYGSVLSGILSEDDFFKQHFTVSKGSADADLGWKLLSMQKWALSSFASCGWFFDDLARLEPVNNMAFALRAIELSKETGLIGLEEKFLSIAGDARSNEERYGSASDLWNNKIKPQSETPGSLIGQALGRLYVEGVLPHPGEEGSISWPGVSVQISTNDSSLVMARGNAEIKWNLESEVKEYSWKWEKGERVLTGSVEISLPGGQVEYYPLTEISWKKKQSISLAWAQKIADTKWRAQIGSTGCGPVLFDKFEDYQTRHVWEARWKSLWTGLVWSYVFSGDNVSDDFIGFVKTFGDGHPDLDHFIEQLSSQLCMMLHNNLILWESIRDVIERARKIDLPLDLWKLQNCYWDKMLEGESDPEFARMIGFDL; encoded by the coding sequence ATGTCAGGCAAATTTTTGTGCATCCATGGCCATTTTTACCAGCCCCCTCGCGAAGATCCCTGGTTGGATATGATCTTTCCAGAAGGGAGCGCGGCTCCGTTCAGGCATTGGAACGAACGCATCTGTCGGGAAAGTTATGCTCCGCTGGCATGGGCCAGACGAATGGGCAGTGCCGGAATTTTCGATATTATCAATTGTTATGAGTGGATGAGTTTTAATGTTGGCCCAACCCTGTTTCGCTGGATAGAACGGTCCGAGCCGGAGCTCTATGCCAAGATTCTGGAAGGTGATGCGTTAAGTCTTCAACGCTGGGGACACGGAAATGCTATTGCACAGATTTATCATCATGTGATTATGCCGCTTGCTTCGAAGCTGGACCGTGAAGCTGAGGTTGCATGGGCTATTGCTGATTTTGAATCACGTTTCAAACGCAAACCGGAAGGAATGTGGCTTTCCGAAACCGCCTGCAACACCGAAACCCTTGAAACTCTCGCTGATCACGGGATTACTTTTACCCTGCTTGCTCCGCGACAGGCTGAAGCCGTTGCCGAAATTGGTTCCGATGAGTGGCAGGAGGTAGATGAACATTCTTTAAACATAAAAGAACCGTATCTTGTTGAATTACCTTCAGGCAGGAATATTTCCATCTTCTTTTACGATGGAGGGCTGTCGCAGGCCATTGCTTTTGAAGGTCTGCTTAAGAATGGCGACGATTTCTGGAACAGGCTTTCCGGTGCTTCGTCTGAAGGCCTGCTTTCCATAGGCACTGACGGAGAAACTTACGGGCACCATGTTGAGTTCGGTGAAATGGCACTGGCTTATGTGCTTTCTCAAGCACTTGAAGAGAGAGACGGTGTCTCGTTGCTCAATTACGGTGCTTATCTTGCCCAGCATCCGCCAACCCGTAAGGTGAAGATTCGAGAGGATTCATCATGGAGCTGTTATCACGGGATTGAACGCTGGCGTAGTGATTGCGGTTGTTGTACCGGAGGACATCCTGATTGGAACCAGCAATGGCGGAAACCACTGCGTGAAGGTCTGGATGCAATAAAAGTTTTGATGGATGCTCACTATTTTAACTATGGGGATAAAATTTTCAAGGATTCCCGTGCCGCTCTGATTGAGTATGGTTCTGTTTTAAGCGGTATTCTTTCTGAAGATGATTTCTTCAAGCAGCATTTTACGGTCTCGAAGGGCAGTGCTGATGCCGACCTTGGCTGGAAACTTCTTTCCATGCAGAAATGGGCGCTTTCCTCTTTTGCAAGTTGCGGCTGGTTTTTTGATGATCTGGCCCGGCTTGAGCCGGTGAACAATATGGCCTTTGCTTTGAGGGCAATTGAATTATCGAAGGAAACCGGGCTGATCGGCCTTGAGGAAAAGTTTCTTTCTATTGCCGGTGATGCCCGGTCCAATGAGGAGCGTTACGGTTCTGCATCTGACTTGTGGAATAACAAGATCAAGCCTCAGAGTGAGACTCCCGGCAGCCTGATCGGTCAGGCCCTGGGGCGACTCTATGTGGAAGGGGTGCTGCCTCATCCCGGAGAGGAGGGGAGCATCAGCTGGCCGGGAGTTTCTGTGCAGATAAGTACCAATGACAGTTCTTTGGTTATGGCTCGTGGTAATGCTGAAATCAAATGGAATCTTGAGTCGGAAGTTAAGGAATACAGCTGGAAATGGGAGAAAGGGGAACGCGTTCTTACCGGGTCGGTGGAAATATCACTTCCCGGGGGACAGGTTGAGTATTATCCGCTGACTGAAATTTCATGGAAGAAAAAGCAGTCAATTTCCCTTGCCTGGGCACAAAAAATTGCCGATACAAAATGGCGTGCGCAGATCGGTAGTACAGGATGCGGGCCGGTCCTTTTCGATAAATTCGAAGATTACCAGACCCGGCATGTCTGGGAAGCCCGCTGGAAAAGTTTATGGACCGGATTAGTTTGGAGTTATGTATTTTCCGGCGATAATGTCAGTGACGATTTCATTGGTTTTGTCAAAACTTTTGGAGATGGGCATCCAGATTTGGATCATTTTATCGAGCAGTTAAGTAGTCAGCTTTGCATGATGCTGCACAACAATCTTATTCTCTGGGAAAGCATTCGAGACGTAATTGAGCGTGCGCGTAAGATTGATCTGCCCCTTGATCTTTGGAAATTGCAGAATTGCTACTGGGATAAGATGCTGGAGGGTGAAAGCGACCCTGAGTTTGCAAGAATGATCGGTTTTGATTTGTAA
- the ileS gene encoding isoleucine--tRNA ligase — translation MSDYKKTLCLPKTKFPMKANLKQREPEMLKRWEEMSVYDKMVEANADADKYVLHDGPPYANGHIHMGTAMNKVLKDIIVKSRNLQGMKAEYVPGWDCHGLPIEHKVEQELKKKKKELPTTVIRKLCREYAAKFVDIQRKEFKRLGVLGNWEDPYLTMKPEYEAATARELGRFMEKGSVIRGKKPIHWCCDCRTALAEAEVEYEDHTSPSIYVRFPLNDEKVLKALPEDVASKVDLSRTYVCIWTTTPWTIPDNGAVAVHPDFEYAVTEVNGDIYILAERLLPVCAESFGWESWNVLATVEGAKLEGAVAKHPFYDRESPIVLADYVTLDSGTGCVHTAPGHGREDFETGLKNGLEIYSPMNNSGVFLKEVEFFAGMNVWEANPKVIEKLEEVGNLLAQEKITHSYPHCWRCKEPVIFRATTQWFIGMEENDLRSKALKAIKDDVDWIPAWGENRIYSMVENRPDWCISRQRNWGVPIIALICEDCDEVYNDPEWVFSIVDEFEKHERGCDYWFEKPMEEIVPEGLKCPKCGGTHWAKEDDILDVWFDSGTSYAAVVEKRKEHRFPADLYLEGSDQHRGWFHSSLLASVGTRGVPPYKTVLTHGYVVDKDGRKMSKSIGNVMAPQEIIDQHGAEILRMWVSAVNYQEDVRISDEILSRMVDTYRRVRNTCRYILGNLDGFNPETDAVAPADMLPIDHFALDMVNRQHEVIQKAYTNFEFHKVYHTLHNLCTTELSSFYLDIIKDRLYVSGEKSLERRSAQTVLWQTMLMLLKDMAPILSFTAEEAYSHLPEEMKGDAETVFAIRPELLKPSIDDAERKRWELLMEVRTEVTKAIEPLRREKVIGHSLDTKITLFADEDIAKALDGIERREFFIVSGVEIAPLAEAPEDAVKPEELDGLAIKVEKAQGEKCSRCWRYDTLGTNAEHPELCPRCAAVLVG, via the coding sequence ATGAGCGATTATAAAAAGACCCTGTGTCTGCCCAAGACAAAATTTCCCATGAAGGCCAACCTCAAACAGCGTGAGCCCGAAATGCTTAAGCGCTGGGAGGAAATGTCCGTCTACGACAAGATGGTCGAAGCCAATGCCGATGCTGACAAATACGTCCTGCACGACGGCCCCCCGTACGCTAACGGACACATTCACATGGGCACAGCCATGAACAAAGTCCTTAAGGACATCATTGTAAAATCCCGCAACCTTCAAGGTATGAAGGCCGAATATGTTCCCGGCTGGGATTGCCACGGGCTGCCCATTGAGCACAAAGTAGAGCAGGAACTTAAGAAAAAGAAAAAAGAGCTTCCCACCACTGTTATCCGCAAACTCTGCCGCGAATACGCAGCAAAATTCGTTGATATCCAGCGGAAGGAATTCAAGCGTCTGGGTGTGCTCGGTAACTGGGAAGATCCTTATCTGACCATGAAACCGGAATACGAGGCTGCAACTGCCCGAGAATTGGGCCGTTTCATGGAAAAAGGCTCAGTTATCCGCGGTAAGAAGCCCATCCACTGGTGCTGCGACTGCCGTACAGCTCTGGCTGAAGCGGAAGTTGAATACGAAGATCACACTTCTCCTTCCATCTATGTACGCTTTCCCCTTAACGATGAAAAAGTTCTGAAAGCACTTCCAGAAGATGTTGCCTCCAAAGTGGACCTTTCCCGCACCTACGTATGCATCTGGACCACCACTCCCTGGACCATTCCCGATAACGGGGCTGTGGCTGTTCATCCTGATTTTGAATATGCTGTTACCGAAGTTAACGGCGATATTTACATCCTCGCTGAAAGACTGCTGCCCGTCTGTGCCGAATCCTTCGGCTGGGAAAGCTGGAATGTTCTGGCTACCGTTGAAGGTGCCAAACTCGAAGGCGCAGTAGCCAAGCACCCCTTCTATGACCGCGAATCTCCCATTGTACTGGCCGATTACGTAACTCTCGACTCCGGTACCGGCTGTGTTCACACCGCTCCCGGCCATGGTCGCGAGGACTTTGAAACCGGCCTCAAGAATGGTTTGGAAATTTACTCCCCCATGAACAACAGCGGTGTGTTCCTTAAGGAAGTAGAATTCTTCGCCGGTATGAATGTTTGGGAAGCCAACCCTAAAGTCATCGAAAAACTGGAAGAGGTTGGCAACCTGCTGGCGCAGGAGAAGATCACCCACTCCTACCCCCACTGCTGGCGCTGCAAAGAGCCTGTCATCTTCCGCGCAACCACTCAGTGGTTCATCGGAATGGAAGAAAATGACCTGCGCTCCAAGGCACTCAAAGCCATTAAAGATGATGTTGACTGGATTCCTGCATGGGGTGAAAACCGCATCTACAGCATGGTTGAAAACCGTCCTGACTGGTGTATTTCCCGTCAGCGCAACTGGGGTGTCCCCATCATCGCACTGATCTGCGAGGACTGCGACGAGGTCTATAATGACCCCGAATGGGTTTTCTCTATAGTAGACGAATTTGAAAAGCATGAACGCGGCTGCGACTACTGGTTTGAGAAACCGATGGAAGAAATCGTTCCCGAAGGCCTGAAATGCCCCAAATGCGGAGGCACCCACTGGGCCAAAGAAGACGACATTCTCGACGTATGGTTCGATTCCGGTACCAGTTACGCTGCTGTTGTTGAAAAACGCAAGGAACACCGCTTCCCCGCTGATCTGTACCTCGAAGGTTCCGACCAGCACAGAGGCTGGTTCCACAGCTCCCTACTCGCTTCCGTAGGTACCCGCGGCGTGCCTCCCTACAAGACCGTACTTACCCATGGTTACGTAGTTGATAAAGACGGAAGAAAAATGTCCAAATCAATCGGCAACGTTATGGCGCCGCAGGAAATCATAGACCAGCACGGTGCTGAAATCCTGCGTATGTGGGTTTCCGCCGTAAACTATCAGGAAGATGTCCGCATCTCCGACGAAATCCTGAGCCGCATGGTTGATACCTACCGCCGGGTACGTAACACCTGCCGCTACATTCTCGGCAACCTCGACGGCTTCAACCCCGAAACTGATGCAGTTGCACCGGCTGATATGCTGCCCATCGACCATTTCGCACTTGATATGGTCAACCGCCAGCATGAGGTAATCCAGAAGGCGTACACTAACTTTGAATTCCACAAGGTTTACCATACCCTGCACAATCTCTGCACCACGGAGCTCTCTTCCTTCTACCTCGATATAATCAAGGACAGACTGTACGTCTCAGGAGAGAAAAGCCTCGAGCGCCGCTCTGCGCAGACCGTGCTCTGGCAGACCATGCTTATGCTGCTCAAGGACATGGCACCGATCCTTTCCTTCACCGCAGAGGAAGCTTATTCCCACCTGCCTGAAGAAATGAAAGGGGATGCTGAAACCGTCTTCGCCATCCGTCCTGAGCTGCTCAAGCCCTCCATAGACGATGCTGAGCGCAAAAGATGGGAACTGCTCATGGAAGTCCGTACCGAAGTAACCAAGGCAATTGAACCTCTGCGCCGCGAAAAGGTCATCGGTCACTCTCTCGATACCAAGATCACCCTCTTCGCCGACGAAGACATTGCAAAAGCTCTCGATGGTATCGAGCGTCGCGAATTCTTCATCGTATCCGGTGTTGAGATTGCTCCGCTGGCCGAAGCTCCCGAAGATGCAGTCAAACCGGAAGAACTGGATGGTCTGGCCATCAAGGTTGAAAAGGCACAAGGCGAAAAATGCAGCCGCTGTTGGAGATACGACACTCTCGGCACTAACGCTGAGCATCCCGAACTCTGCCCGCGCTGCGCAGCAGTTCTCGTCGGTTAA
- a CDS encoding DUF493 domain-containing protein produces MDQSMDKFKTTLDEHHEWPCDYTFKFIVPGKSLDELKSMLEGIQHSEKDSKTGKYTSVTVTIHATCSDEIVTMYQKASTIEGLISL; encoded by the coding sequence ATGGATCAATCTATGGATAAATTCAAGACGACTCTTGATGAACATCACGAGTGGCCCTGCGACTACACCTTTAAATTCATCGTTCCGGGTAAATCCCTTGATGAACTTAAATCCATGCTTGAAGGTATTCAGCATAGTGAAAAAGATTCCAAGACAGGCAAATACACCAGTGTGACCGTAACTATCCACGCAACCTGCTCCGATGAAATCGTGACCATGTACCAAAAAGCTTCAACCATTGAAGGCCTCATTTCATTATAA